A stretch of the Aegilops tauschii subsp. strangulata cultivar AL8/78 chromosome 4, Aet v6.0, whole genome shotgun sequence genome encodes the following:
- the LOC109743102 gene encoding protein CELLULOSE SYNTHASE INTERACTIVE 3, translating into MPISSSSEPRESRDPTSPAPSTSSSRSREACNLAEVDDPGSAMSTVARLLEQLHGSVTSLPEKEVAIKRLLELAKAKKDARILIGSHSQAMPLFISILRSGASSAKVNAAALLSALCKEEDLRVKVLLGGCIPPLLSLLKSESAEAKKAAAEAIFEVSSGGLSDDHIGMKIFVTEGVVPTLWDLLNPKSRQDRIVEGFVTGALRNLCGDKDGYWKATLEAGGVEIITGLLSSKNTASQSNAASLLARLISAFSDSIPKIIAAGAVKALLQLLNRDDDIAVRESAADALEALSSKSTIAKKAVVDAGGLPVLIGAVVAPSKECMRGVTCHSLQSHAVCALSNICGGTTSLLLYLGELCQSPRSAVSLADILGALAYTLMVYDGTDGKFFDPVEIESILVVLLKSHDSKLLLDRILEALASLYANACFSGRLDHSNAKKVLVGLVTMASDDVQDHLVHALTSLCCDGFGLWDALGKREGVQLLISLLGLSSEQHQEYAVSLLAILSDEVDDSKWAITAAGGIPPLVQLLETGSQRAKEDAAHIICNLCCHSDDIRACVESAGAVLALLWLLKSDSPRGQEASVKALKVLIRSADSATINQLLALLLSDSVSSKAHAITVLGHVLVLAPQRDLIQNGAPANKGLRSLVLVLDSSNEESQECAATVLADIFSMRQDICDILATDEIVQPCMKLLTSGNQVIATQSARALGALSRSANTMSKNKMSCIAEGDVQPLIEMAKTSSIDAAEAAIAALANLLSDSQIAKEALDDNIVQALTRVLKEGSLDGKISASRSFYHLLNQFPLCEVFPDYSLCCFIIHALLVCLSGISLENVTSLDPLDVLALMVMTKEGAHFSPPLRTAFLEAPESLEPLVRCISVGLSPIQDKSIQILARLCQDQSSLLSEHINRSQGCIDSLVSRVMESTNMEIRISSAITLISALKDNREDSVEVLEASGNLKSLISALIDMLKQHSTSTSLDIEVWKPYTEKSLFNCEQDVLDVPESGKVLEETVARLLSLICSSHPRSKLTVMDLGGVDIVSDKLASHSASRQEHDEDSGSVWSCALLLATLFQDSVVVQSSAIMRIIPFLASLLRSDEIIDKYFAAQSLASLVCTGSRSIQLAIANSGAVVGAIAMIGLIESDMPNLVTMAEEFKLAENPSQIILRSLFDLEDVRTGATARRSIPLLVDILKPMADKPGAPLVALHLLTQLAEGSETNKVAMAEAGALDALTMYLSLSPQDSTETTIINLLGILYKNPDLLYYESSLSTLNQLVAVLRLGSRNSRLSAARTLQNLFDSESIRDTEVARQAIQPLLDMLESGNEIEQQATLGALIKLSAGNISKASAMFDVEGNTLESLYKILSFSSSLELKKDAAQLCYVLFENSDIRASPIATECLRPLISLMSSGSSLVVEPAVCALSRLLDEEHNAEIAATNEVVDLLVSFVPGTNYQLSEASIAALIKLGKDRPNCKLDMVKAGIIEHALDMILEVPISVSSSIAELLRILTNNSGIAKSSAAAKMVEPLFLLLRRPDVTMWDQHSALQALVNILEKPQSLAALKSTPSQIIEPLISFLDSPSQAIQQLGTEVLSHLLEQEHFQQDITTKNAVVPLVQLAGIGILSLQQTAVKALENISQSWPKAVADAGGIFELSKVIVQDDPQPSQALWESAALVLCNVLRYSSDNYVKVSLAVLVRLLNSTMESTVTIALGALLVQEKSNSRCAVAMAEAGAVRALLELLKSHRCEESAARLLEALINNSRVRETKVAKHSIAPLSQYLLDPQSKNQAAKFLVTLALGDIFQHEALARASDSVSACRALVSLLEDQPTDDMTMVAICALQSLVMHSRTNRRAVAEAGGILVVQELLLSPNVDIAGQAALLIKHLFSNHTLQEYVSNELIRSLTAALERELLSTSSINEVILRTIYVIFSNFRKVRFSEAATLCIPHLVCALKDGNEAAQESVLDTLCLLKESWPQMNEDIAKAQSLISAEAIPVLQMLMKTCPPSFHDRADNLLHCLPGCLTVTILRGNNLKQTMGSTNAFCCLQIGNGPPRQTKLVNQSICPVWNEGFTWLFDIPPKGQKLYILCKSKNTFGKSTLGRVTIQIDKVVTEGVYSGFFSLSHDGGKDGSRTLEIEIVWSNRPANDNM; encoded by the exons ATGCCGATATCCAGCTCATCGGAACCTCGAGAATCTCGAGATCCTACTTCACCTGCACCATCCACGTCATCTTCTAGATCAAG GGAAGCATGCAATCTTGCAGAAGTTGATGATCCTGGAAGTGCAATGTCCACTGTTGCTCGATTGCTGGAGCAGCTACATGGTAGCGTGACATCACTGCCAGAGAAGGAAGTGGCGATCAAACGATTACTTGAACTTGCCAAGGCGAAAAAGGACGCAAGGATTTTGATAGGTAGCCATTCTCAGGCCATGCCATTATTTATATCTATCCTTAGAAGCGGGGCATCTTCAGCCAAAGTAAATGCTGCGGCCCTGCTTAGTGCACTCTGCAAGGAAGAGGACCTCCGTGTCAAGGTTCTCTTAGGAGGTTGCATACCACCCTTGCTCTCTCTCTTGAAGTCTGAATCTGCTGAAGCAAAGAAGGCTGCCGCTGAGGCTATTTTTGAAGTGTCTTCAGGGGGTCTTTCGGATGATCACATAGGCATGAAAATATTTGTGACAGAAGGCGTTGTGCCGACTCTTTGGGATTTGCTCAATCCTAAGTCACGCCAAGATAGAATAGTTGAGGGCTTTGTGACTGGGGCTTTAAGAAATCTCTGTGGAGATAAAGATGGTTATTGGAAGGCCACACTTGAAGCGGGTGGAGTAGAAATTATTACTGGCCTTCTTTCATCCAAGAATACTGCTTCACAGTCAAATGCTGCCTCCCTCTTGGCACGGTTGATCTCTGCTTTCAGTGATAGCATTCCCAAAATCATAGCTGCTGGGGCTGTTAAGGCCCTTCTTCAGCTTCTGAATCGAGATGATGACATTGCTGTTCGTGAAAGTGCAGCTGATGCTTTGGAGGCCTTATCTTCCAAGTCTACTATTGCAAAGAAAGCTGTGGTAGATGCAGGTGGTCTCCCTGTTTTGATTGGAGCTGTTGTAGCGCCCTCAAAAGAGTGTATGCGAGGGGTTACTTGCCATTCTCTACAAAGCCATGCTGTTTGTGCTTTATCAAATATTTGCGGTGGAACCACTTCATTGTTGCTTTACCTGGGAGAGCTTTGCCAATCACCCCGGTCAGCTGTGTCCCTTGCTGACATTCTTGGAGCACTTGCATATACATTGATGGTGTATGATGGCACTGATGGTAAATTCTTTGATCCTGTTGAGATAGAAAGCATTTTGGTTGTGCTCCTAAAATCCCATGACAGTAAGCTTCTGCTTGATCGTATTCTTGAAGCTTTAGCAAGTCTATATGCAAATGCATGTTTCTCTGGCAGACTTGATCACTCAAATGCAAAGAAGGTTCTTGTTGGGCTGGTCACTATGGCTTCCGACGATGTTCAAGACCATCTTGTTCATGCCTTAACTAGCTTGTGCTGCGATGGTTTTGGATTGTGGGACGCTCTTGGAAAGAGAGAAGGAGTTCAGTTGCTAATATCATTACTTGGACTTTCCAGTGAGCAGCATCAGGAATATGCAGTTTCTTTGTTGGCTATCTTGAGTGATGAAGTAGATGACAGTAAGTGGGCAATAACAGCTGCTGGAGGTATCCCTCCACTTGTCCAACTACTGGAAACAGGATCTCAAAGGGCAAAGGAGGATGCAGCTCATATCATATGCAACTTGTGCTGTCACAGTGACGATATCAGGGCATGTGTTGAGAGTGCCGGTGCTGTTTTGGCGCTGCTTTGGCTTCTAAAGAGTGACAGTCCTCGTGGACAAGAGGCGTCAGTCAAAGCACTCAAGGTGCTTATACGGTCTGCTGATTCTGCCACAATCAATCAGCTGTTAGCACTACTGCTCAGTGACTCAGTGAGCTCAAAGGCACATGCCATTACAGTTCTCGGGCATGTCCTTGTGCTGGCTCCTCAAAGAGATCTAATCCAGAATGGAGCTCCTGCTAATAAAGGGCTTAGATCTCTTGTTCTTGTTCTTGACTCGTCAAATGAAGAATCTCAGGAATGTGCTGCAACTGTGTTGGCTGATATTTTCAGTATGCGTCAGGATATTTGCGACATCTTAGCAACCGATGAAATTGTTCAGCCATGCATGAAGCTTTTGACAAGTGGAAATCAAGTTATTGCAACACAATCTGCTCGAGCTTTAGGAGCACTCTCGCGCTCGGCTAATACCATGTCGAAGAACAAGATGTCATGTATAGCTGAAGGTGACGTGCAACCTCTCATAGAGATGGCCAAGACATCATCCATTGATGCGGCTGAAGCGGCAATTGCTGCATTGGCAAATCTCTTATCAGATTCCCAGATTGCTAAGGAAGCGCTAGATGATAATATTGTCCAAGCTTTGACTAGAGTCCTAAAGGAGGGGAGTTTAGATGGCAAAATTAGTGCTTCACGGTCATTTTATCACTTGCTCAACCAATTCCCCCTCTGTGAAGTTTTTCCAGATTACTCACTCTGCTGCTTTATAATTCATGCACTGCTGGTGTGTTTATCTGGTATCAGTTTGGAAAATGTTACTAGCTTGGATCCCCTGGATGTGCTTGCATTGATGGTGATGACCAAGGAGGGTGCTCATTTTAGCCCCCCTCTGCGGACTGCCTTTCTGGAAGCCCCAGAAAGTTTAGAACCTCTGGTCCGCTGTATCAGTGTTGGGCTTTCCCCTATTCAAGACAAATCCATTCAAATTCTCGCAAGGCTATGTCAGGACCAATCTTCTCTGCTTAGTGAGCACATAAACAGAAGTCAAGGCTGCATTGATTCTCTTGTCAGTAGAGTTATGGAATCAACAAACATGGAAATAAGAATCTCCAGTGCAATCACCCTCATATCTGCGTTGAAGGACAACAGAGAAGATTCAGTTGAAGTTCTTGAAGCATCAGGAAATCTGAAGAGTCTAATATCTGCACTCATTGATATGTTGAAGCAACATTCCACTTCAACATCCCTGGACATTGAAGTCTGGAAACCTTACACAGAGAAGAGTTTGTTCAATTGTGAGCAGGATGTTTTGGATGTGCCTGAATCGGGGAAGGTTCTGGAAGAAACTGTTGCACGTTTGCTCTCACTAATTTGTTCTTCTCATCCCAGGAGTAAGCTTACTGTTATGGATCTTGGTGGTGTTGACATTGTTTCTGATAAACTTGCTAGCCACTCTGCTAGCCGACAG GAACACGATGAAGATTCAGGGAGTGTATGGAGTTGCGCCCTTCTATTGGCTACTTTATTTCAGGATTCAGTGGTAGTTCAATCTTCAGCAATAATGCGAATTATACCTTTTTTAGCTTCATTACTAAGATCTGATGAGATTATTGACAAGTACTTTGCTGCTCAATCACTGGCTAGCCTGGTGTGCACTGGAAGCAGGAGTATACAGCTCGCTATAGCAAATTCTGGTGCAGTTGTGGGTGCTATAGCCATGATTGGACTGATAGAATCTGATATGCCAAACCTTGTTACAATGGCCGAAGAATTCAAGTTGGCAGAGAATCCAAGTCAAATAATATTgagaagtctttttgatcttgagGATGTTCGTACTGGTGCTACTGCTCGAAGGTCCATTCCCTTGCTAGTGGATATACTTAAACCCATGGCAGACAAACCAGGTGCACCTCTGGTTGCGTTGCACCTATTGACTCAACTAGCAGAAGGTAGTGAAACAAATAAAGTTGCTATGGCGGAGGCTGGAGCTCTAGATGCTTTAACCATGTATTTATCTTTAAGCCCACAAGACTCAACTGAAACTACCATTATCAATCTCTTAGGGATTTTATACAAAAATCCTGATCTGCTTTACTATGAATCCTCACTTAGCACTTTGAATCAACTTGTAGCTGTCTTACGGTTGGGCTCAAGAAATTCTAGGCTTAGTGCTGCAAGGACATTGCAGAACTTATTTGATTCAGAGAGTATAAGAGATACAGAAGTGGCTAGGCAAGCTATACAGCCATTACTTGACATGCTCGAGTCAGGAAATGAAATAGAACAGCAAGCCACACTCGGTGCTCTGATCAAACTTTCCGCTGGCAATATCTCAAAGGCTTCAGCTATGTTTGATGTAGAAGGCAATACACTTGAAAGCCTTTATAAAATTTTATCCTTCAGTTCCTCCTTAGAGCTTAAGAAAGATGCTGCTCAGCTCTGCTATGTTTTGTTTGAGAACTCTGACATAAGGGCATCACCGATTGCCACAGAATGTCTTCGCCCCCTGATATCATTGATGTCATCAGGCTCTAGTTTGGTTGTTGAACCAGCTGTCTGTGCTCTGAGCAGACTACTGGATGAAGAGCACAATGCAGAGATTGCTGCGACTAATGAAGTTGTTGATCTTCTTGTTAGTTTTGTTCCTGGGACAAACTACCAATTGTCAGAAGCGTCTATTGCTGCTCTTATAAAGTTGGGCAAGGATCGTCCAAACTGCAAACTTGACATGGTTAAAGCTGGTATCATAGAGCATGCGCTTGATATGATTCTGGAAGTTCCTATTTCTGTTAGCTCATCCATTGCTGAGTTACTTCGCATCTTAACAAACAACAGTGGCATTGCTAAAAGTTCTGCTGCTGCAAAAATGGTGGAGCCACTTTTCTTGCTATTACGTCGCCCAGACGTTACCATGTGGGACCAGCACAGCGCATTGCAAGCACTTGTGAATATTCTGGAGAAACCTCAGAGTCTAGCAGCGTTGAAGTCAACTCCTAGTCAAATTATTGAGCCGTTAATATCATTTCTTGATTCTCCTTCTCAAGCAATCCAACAACTTGGCACTGAGGTTCTATCACATCTTCTGGAACAGGAACATTTTCAACAagatatcactacaaaaaatgCAGTTGTCCCTCTGGTGCAGCTTGCTGGTATTGGTATCTTGAGCTTACAGCAAACTGCAGTTAAAGCACTTGAAAACATATCTCAGAGTTGGCCCAAGGCTGTAGCAGATGCAGGTGGAATATTTGAACTTTCAAAGGTAATTGTCCAGGATGACCCTCAGCCAAGTCAAGCATTATGGGAGTCCGCAGCACTTGTATTATGTAATGTTTTGCGTTATAGCTCTGATAACTATGTTAAAGTCTCACTGGCTGTGCTTGTAAGATTGCTGAACTCCACTATGGAGAGTACTGTCACAATAGCTCTCGGTGCTCTTCTTGTGCAAGAGAAAAGCAATTCACGGTGTGCTGTAGCCATGGCTGAGGCTGGGGCTGTACGTGCACTGTTGGAGCTCCTTAAGAGCCATCGTTGTGAGGAATCTGCAGCAAGATTGCTTGAAGCACTGATAAACAATTCAAGGGTCCGAGAAACAAAAGTTGCCAAACACTCCATTGCTCCTCTCTCACAGTACCTGTTAGATCCTCAATCAAAGAATCAGGCAGCAAAGTTTTTGGTGACTCTTGCACTAGGTGACATTTTCCAGCATGAAGCGCTTGCAAGAGCAAGCGACTCTGTATCTGCCTGTCGTGCTCTTGTAAGCCTACTTGAGGACCAGCCCACGGATGATATGACAATGGTTGCTATTTGTGCACTCCAGAGCTTAGTGATGCACAGCAGAACAAACAGGCGTGCTGTTGCGGAGGCTGGAGGCATTTTGGTTGTACAGGAGTTGCTTCTGTCTCCAAATGTAGATATTGCAGGACAGGCTGCTCTGCTAATCAAGCATCTTTTTTCAAATCATACACTTCAAGAATATGTATCTAATGAGCTCATCCGTTCTCTCACTG CTGCCCTAGAAAGAGAGCTGCTCTCTACATCATCTATCAATGAAGTTATTTTGAGGACCATATATGTGATATTCAGCAACTTCAGAAAGGTCCGATTTTCTGAGGCAGCAACATTGTGCATACCCCATCTGGTTTGTGCCCTGAAGGATGGAAACGAGGCTGCGCAAGAGAGTGTGCTAGACACCCTTTGCTTGCTTAAAGAATCTTGGCCCCAAATGAATGAAGACATTGCTAAGGCCCAGTCTCTTATTTCAGCTGAGGCCATACCTGTACTACAGATGCTTATGAAGACCTGTCCTCCCAGTTTTCATGACAGAGCTGATAACCTACTGCATTGCTTGCCTGGTTGCTTGACAGTGACGATCTTACGTGGGAATAACTTAAAACAGACAATGGGGAGTACAAATGCATTTTGTTGCCTGCAAATAGGAAATGGTCCTCCAAGGCAAACCAAG CTGGTTAACCAGAGCATCTGCCCGGTATGGAACGAGGGATTCACTTGGTTATTCGACATCCCCCCAAAAGGGCAGAAGCTGTACATCTTGTGCAAAAGCAAAAATACATTTGGAAAG TCAACCCTCGGAAGAGTAACCATCCAGATCGACAAAGTTGTCACTGAGGGAGTTTACAGTGGGTTCTTTAGCCTCAGCCATGACGGCGGTAAGGATGGCTCAAGAACACTAGAGATAGAGATTGTATGGTCAAATAGACCGGCCAACGACAATATGTAG